The sequence CGGGTGTTAAAGGATTGCTGGGTGGTCAATACAACTACCAGAAGCTGGATTTGAGAATAGAAAAAAGAAACTATCTGGGAAGATTGGGATATGCGGATGCAACGCTAGAAGGTGGATATATTTTTGGTCAATTGCCATTCCCATTGCTTACGGTACACAGAGCCAACCAGACTTTTGCCTATCAGTTGAATTCCTATAATATGATGAACTTCCTGGAATTCGTGAGTGACAGATACGCATCATTTACTTGGGTACATCATTTCATGGGAATTGTCTTTAACAGAGTGCCCTTGTTAAAAAAGCTTAAATTCAGAGAAGTGGCTTCATTCAAAATATTGTACGGAGGTGTAAGAGATGAAAACAATCCAACACTGAATCCCAATTTATTCAAGTATCCAACAATTAACGGTGCAACCACAACTTTTGCACTTGATCCGGCAAAGCCATATATGGAAGCTAGTGTTGGGGTAGAAAATATTCTAAAGATTTTACGTGTTGACTTTGTTAAGCGTTTAAGCTACTTAGATAACCCGGGAATTTCTCCTTACGGTATCAGAACCAGATTCAGATTTGATTTTTAATTTGAATTCTTCAATGTTACAATTTGAAAAAAACAATTACAAATGAACCAGTCGAATCCGAAATTCAGAGATAGAGCACAACAGATGATTTATGTTGTGATTAATCCCTTTGTTAAATTCTTAATAAAGCTGGGACTTACGCCAAATGCAGTTACTTTTATTGGTCTTCTGCTAAATATTCTGGTAACTGCAATTTTTATTGAAGGTGCAGAAAAAGGACATAGAGGAGAGTTGAGTTATATTGGCTGGGCTGGGGCAATGGTTTTATTTGCTGGCGTTTTTGATATGCTCGATGGTCAGGTAGCCAGATTGGGGAAAATGTCTTCTTCTTTTGGTGCACTGTTCGATTCTGTTTTGGATCGGTATAGTGAATTGGTTTTGTTTCTAGGGATTTGTTATTATCTGATTTCACACCATTATTTTTATAGTTCTCTTTTTGCATTTATTGCCATGATTGGTTCTTTAATGGTTAGTTATACCCGTGCAAGAGCTGAAGGGCTGGGGGTAGAATGCAAGGAAGGGTTGATGCAAAGACCAGAACGAGTAATCACAATTGGAGTTACAGCTATTGCTTGTGGTATAACTTCTTACTTTATCGGTGGAGATTTTAAAGTGTATTTACCAGGGACAACTGTTCAGGTATTTGAAACCATTTCGGTATTTACAATACCGCTGACTATAATGGCCGTGCTTACCAATTATACTGCTTTTAAAAGATTACTGGATGCAAAAGCTGCATTGGATCTGAAGGACAAACAGAATCTTGGGTTGTAATAATTGAGTCGAATATTTCTGCAAAGGCAGAAAGCTTATAAAGAATATAAATTTTAAATTAAAAAAAGGTAAAGCGTGAATTTAGGGAGAAAGCGATTTTTAGTTTTTTTAATTCTCTTAACTGGAATCTTCAGCATGGTCAATAGTGGCATTGCTGCAAATAGGGAAAGTGTAGATAAAATGATGTACAATACGGATCCGCAGGATACATTTCCTGTACCCGTTGGCATTAAAAATCAGCTATTCTATTTACAAAGAACTACCAATACCAATACGATTATTTATTCTCTAAATGTAAATGACAAAGGGGAACTGGATGAGAGTACCCCAGTAAAAGTTTTCTGGATTCGTTATCCGGAAGGGGGGATGCGCAAAGAATTGAATTTTATTCAAAAAGCATTTGCCTATGGTACTATTTCAAGAAAGAACAGGGATGGAAGCTTTACTATTCAGCTGGTTGCTTACAAAAAGAAAGAATTTACGCTTAAAAAATCTCTTCTAGACAATACCTATAAAATGTATACCCTCATTAACAATAAGGAATCTGAAATAAAAAGGGTTTACATTCAGATTGATCCCGGAGGCACTTTGTTTAATCCCAATGTCAGGTATATTGAAATGAAGGGGAAGGAAGCAGCTACCAACAAGCCTATTATGGAAAGATTTAAACCTTAATTGTTTTTTATGCCTTTTAAGTCAAAGAAAATAAAAGCATCCATACTTGTTTTGTTTTTTTCTATTGCCTATCTGGTATTGTCTTATTTCCTGATTGGATTTAAAACAGATCAACTGGTGCTGGTTGGTTTGTTTAATTTCATGTATTACTTATCGGCAGTCACAAGGAAGTTTATTCTTGGGTTTACCGTCTTCATCGTTTTCTGGATCATTTTTGATTACATGAAAGCATTTCCAAATTATGAATACAATACTGTTAGTATTCGGGAATTATACAATCTAGAAAAAAGTATATTCGGATTTACTTATCAGGGAAAAGTGGTTACTCCCAATGAATTCTGGTTATTGAATCATAATAACCTATTGGATGTACTTGCTGGTTTATTTTATTTAAGCTGGATTCCTGTACCCCTCATTTTTGCCGGTGTTTTGTTTTTTACCAGAAGGAGAGAATTCTTTTATTTTTCGCTTACTTTTTTATTGGTTAATCTTTTAGGATTCTGTATTTATTACATATATCCGGCAGCTCCACCTTGGTATGTACAACAATACGGGTTTGATTTCATAGCGAATACCCAAGGGAACACCGCTGGGCTACACCGATTTGATGAATACTTTGGAGTGGAAATTTTCAAAGGTTTGTATGAAAAGAGTTCAAATGTATTTGCTGCTATGCCTTCACTGCATTCTTCTTATCCCTTAATTGTTTTGTATTATGCTGTTCGAAATAAATTGGGTCCAATCAACTGGGTTTTCGGAACCATCATGATTGGTATTTGGTTTGCTGCTATTTATAGCAGTCATCATTATGTATTGGATGTATTAGCAGGTATATCTTGCGCCATTACAGGCATCTGGCTTTTCCAGCGATTTATCCATTCAAAAAGTTGGGTACATCGTTCAGTTGAAAAAGCAATTGACGCACTTAAATAAAAGGACAAGGCGAAGCGTTAAATAAAAGGCTTGCAAATTCTTCTGGCAATGGGGACCAATATAAAGGGAAATACAAAAGCAGCAACAACATCAACTGTATAATGCACATGCTGAATTAATACCAGGACTCCGACTGCTATTGCACCAGTAAATACAATCACTTTATGGCTTTTTTTATGCATACACAATGCGAACGTTACAAGGGTTGCAGTATGGCCAGAGAAAAACAGATCTTTTGTAATAAACCGGGCTCCGTAGATGGTATTGGTTATCGGATCAATTAATTCTATGAGACCAACAGGTGGTTCCAGGGGTACCAGATAAATGCTCAGTATTCTGGATAACGACAGTACATTAAATGCCCACAACATCTGTAGCATTCTTTCAGGTTTCTGCAGGTTGATATACAAACACGTAAGACTGAGTGACCAAATAATAATGAAAGTGGGTATAGATACATTGGCACTGTCTATATAATCTAATACAAGGTCATTGAGCAGAATACCCTTTCTTGCTTCTATAAAAGCAAAATAATAGGGTAGGAAGGCTACCAGCATAACCAGCACCAGAATTCCTAAGGAAAGCTTATTTCTGAAAGCTTTATTTTTAAGGAATCCATCCCAGTTTTTTTTCATCATGCCGCAAAAGTAGGGCTAGTAATGCCAACGAACAAATGCTTCCATGGCCGCATATTTCGTCATGCCCAATGCTGCATATAAATTAGCAGTATTGGCATTTCTGTCTTCTGCACGTTGCCAGAACTCTCTATTGTCAGAGCCCTGGAAGGGAACCATGTCTTTTTGAGATTGATGGATGAAAATACCAAAACGCTTTTTCTTTACTTGGTCTGGACTCATTGGGATGGCCATTTCAATTTCTGCAATATCCCATTCCTGCCATGCACCTTTGTACAACCATACCCAGCAATCTTTAACCCAGTCGTCACCGGCAGCTTTAATTCTTCTGAGTGCTTCA is a genomic window of Sediminibacterium sp. TEGAF015 containing:
- a CDS encoding CDP-alcohol phosphatidyltransferase family protein gives rise to the protein MNQSNPKFRDRAQQMIYVVINPFVKFLIKLGLTPNAVTFIGLLLNILVTAIFIEGAEKGHRGELSYIGWAGAMVLFAGVFDMLDGQVARLGKMSSSFGALFDSVLDRYSELVLFLGICYYLISHHYFYSSLFAFIAMIGSLMVSYTRARAEGLGVECKEGLMQRPERVITIGVTAIACGITSYFIGGDFKVYLPGTTVQVFETISVFTIPLTIMAVLTNYTAFKRLLDAKAALDLKDKQNLGL
- a CDS encoding DUF4833 domain-containing protein — encoded protein: MNLGRKRFLVFLILLTGIFSMVNSGIAANRESVDKMMYNTDPQDTFPVPVGIKNQLFYLQRTTNTNTIIYSLNVNDKGELDESTPVKVFWIRYPEGGMRKELNFIQKAFAYGTISRKNRDGSFTIQLVAYKKKEFTLKKSLLDNTYKMYTLINNKESEIKRVYIQIDPGGTLFNPNVRYIEMKGKEAATNKPIMERFKP
- a CDS encoding phosphatase PAP2 family protein, with protein sequence MPFKSKKIKASILVLFFSIAYLVLSYFLIGFKTDQLVLVGLFNFMYYLSAVTRKFILGFTVFIVFWIIFDYMKAFPNYEYNTVSIRELYNLEKSIFGFTYQGKVVTPNEFWLLNHNNLLDVLAGLFYLSWIPVPLIFAGVLFFTRRREFFYFSLTFLLVNLLGFCIYYIYPAAPPWYVQQYGFDFIANTQGNTAGLHRFDEYFGVEIFKGLYEKSSNVFAAMPSLHSSYPLIVLYYAVRNKLGPINWVFGTIMIGIWFAAIYSSHHYVLDVLAGISCAITGIWLFQRFIHSKSWVHRSVEKAIDALK
- a CDS encoding sphingomyelin synthase family protein — protein: MMKKNWDGFLKNKAFRNKLSLGILVLVMLVAFLPYYFAFIEARKGILLNDLVLDYIDSANVSIPTFIIIWSLSLTCLYINLQKPERMLQMLWAFNVLSLSRILSIYLVPLEPPVGLIELIDPITNTIYGARFITKDLFFSGHTATLVTFALCMHKKSHKVIVFTGAIAVGVLVLIQHVHYTVDVVAAFVFPFILVPIARRICKPFI